In Leptolyngbya sp. SIO1E4, one DNA window encodes the following:
- a CDS encoding lipopolysaccharide biosynthesis protein, whose translation MSIEQKALKGVLWSGIQNWGGQFGSLIVLFVLARLLQPEDFGLVALANSFLAFAQIFLEQGFSQAIIQREDLEAEHLDTAFWTNLAIGCMLAIVSLLTAGWIADGFKQSELTPILRCFSLLFVIRSLSSTQQAILERHFAFRAIAVRWLIGVLVGGAIGIAMALAGFGAWSLVVQQLVQESIGVLVLWKASHWRPRLRFSPTHLRHLFGFGVNILILNFLNYFNNRINDFLIGYFLGPIALGYYTIAYRILQAATQLLVRTSSAVSLPTFSRLASDPERLKGAFYKATRLTSAVALPAFMGMAVLAPELIEILFGKQWLPSTPLLQILVVAGIFRSVTFFKNAVFMAMGKPTWTVWFNLLSVSLNLIGFAIAIPWGMIAVTLAFTIRFPINFLISQSAISRLTGIPLLPYLRQFLTPTICSLTMAVLLWVSRSYFVAIFDRKIYILAVLAMIGALLYVLLIRVFAKKLFDELLNIFKLYKSEVKRTKPS comes from the coding sequence ATGAGTATTGAGCAAAAAGCGCTTAAAGGTGTGCTTTGGTCTGGTATTCAAAATTGGGGTGGGCAGTTCGGTTCGCTCATCGTTCTTTTTGTTCTGGCCCGTTTATTGCAGCCAGAAGATTTCGGCTTGGTTGCCCTGGCCAATTCATTTCTAGCATTTGCGCAAATCTTTCTTGAGCAAGGCTTTTCACAAGCCATTATTCAGCGAGAAGATTTAGAAGCTGAGCATCTAGATACGGCCTTCTGGACTAATCTGGCGATCGGGTGCATGTTGGCCATCGTCAGTTTATTGACCGCCGGATGGATTGCAGATGGGTTTAAACAATCCGAACTCACGCCTATTTTGCGCTGTTTCTCTCTACTTTTCGTGATCAGGTCGCTGAGCAGCACTCAGCAAGCGATCTTAGAGCGTCACTTTGCATTTAGAGCGATCGCGGTTCGCTGGCTAATCGGTGTTCTTGTCGGCGGTGCCATTGGGATTGCTATGGCGCTGGCTGGTTTCGGAGCCTGGAGTCTAGTGGTTCAACAACTGGTGCAAGAGAGTATCGGAGTTCTAGTGCTCTGGAAAGCTAGCCATTGGAGACCCCGCCTTCGCTTTTCCCCCACGCATCTCAGGCATCTTTTCGGCTTTGGGGTTAACATTCTCATTCTGAACTTTCTCAATTACTTTAATAATCGCATCAATGACTTTCTCATCGGGTATTTTTTAGGCCCGATCGCATTGGGATATTACACGATTGCCTATCGGATTTTGCAAGCAGCGACACAGCTGCTCGTGAGAACCAGCAGTGCAGTTTCGCTACCTACTTTTTCTCGGCTTGCTAGCGATCCTGAGCGCTTGAAAGGTGCGTTTTACAAAGCGACTCGCTTAACCAGTGCGGTGGCCCTTCCAGCCTTTATGGGAATGGCCGTCCTAGCCCCTGAACTGATTGAGATACTCTTTGGAAAGCAATGGTTGCCTTCCACACCATTGCTACAAATTTTAGTCGTTGCCGGTATCTTCCGCTCTGTCACTTTTTTCAAAAATGCTGTCTTTATGGCGATGGGAAAACCCACCTGGACAGTGTGGTTCAATTTGTTGAGCGTGTCGCTGAACCTGATTGGATTTGCGATCGCGATCCCTTGGGGAATGATCGCAGTCACCCTTGCCTTTACTATCCGGTTTCCGATTAATTTCTTGATTAGTCAGTCGGCGATCAGTCGCTTAACAGGTATTCCCCTCTTACCTTATCTGCGCCAATTTTTAACGCCAACAATATGTTCATTGACCATGGCCGTTTTGTTGTGGGTGTCACGTAGCTACTTTGTAGCGATCTTTGACAGAAAGATTTATATATTGGCTGTATTAGCGATGATAGGGGCTCTTTTATATGTGCTCCTGATTAGAGTGTTCGCTAAAAAGCTGTTTGATGAATTGCTGAATATTTTTAAGCTGTATAAGTCAGAAGTCAAGCGCACGAAACCTAGCTGA
- a CDS encoding glycosyltransferase, whose amino-acid sequence MRIAFLVNNFPRLSETFIINQVTGLIDRGHEVDIYTHHAEAWSRVHPDVTRYRLWERTYPMQAIPQNYLWRILKGVWLGLTHFHKAPRLIGRSLNVFAYGEQAINLWLLYSAISLIGQHPSYDVIHCQFGTQGYRGLAFKRLLQPTPKLLVMFRGFDISCYVNQGGDRVYRHLFKDVDYCLANCDFFRQRVIQLGWDSERISVHFSGLAVQKFSFRSRQLRPGEPVRIATTGRLVEKKGIEYAIRAVAQQAQQFSNLTYYILGDGSLRQSFETLIRELGADAYIHLLGWKDEAEIIEILNTCHLFIAPSVTASDGNQDAPINVLKEAMAMGLPVISTHHGGIPELVEDGISGFLVPERDANALSEKLADLLAHPERWPEMGQAGRTFVENHFDLNHLNDQLVRRYEQLLGQERCTPKLPVQESAPCAPL is encoded by the coding sequence ATGCGAATCGCCTTTTTAGTGAATAACTTTCCCAGACTTTCAGAGACTTTTATTATCAACCAGGTGACCGGGCTGATCGACCGAGGCCATGAGGTTGATATCTACACCCATCACGCTGAAGCCTGGTCAAGGGTACATCCGGATGTCACCCGCTATCGTCTGTGGGAACGCACCTACCCGATGCAGGCGATTCCCCAAAACTACCTGTGGCGTATTTTGAAAGGGGTGTGGCTGGGGCTCACCCATTTTCACAAAGCGCCTCGGCTGATTGGGCGATCGCTCAATGTGTTTGCCTATGGTGAACAAGCGATCAACCTGTGGCTCTTGTATTCCGCCATTTCTCTCATTGGCCAGCACCCCAGCTACGATGTGATTCACTGCCAGTTTGGCACTCAAGGATACCGTGGCTTGGCCTTTAAGCGATTGCTACAGCCCACCCCGAAACTCCTCGTGATGTTTCGAGGGTTTGACATTAGCTGCTATGTCAACCAGGGGGGCGATCGCGTTTATCGACACCTCTTTAAAGATGTGGACTATTGCCTGGCCAATTGCGATTTCTTTCGCCAGCGAGTCATTCAACTAGGATGGGATTCTGAAAGAATCTCAGTGCATTTCTCAGGTCTGGCTGTGCAAAAGTTTAGTTTTCGTTCCCGTCAATTACGACCTGGAGAGCCGGTACGGATTGCTACCACCGGTCGATTAGTTGAGAAAAAAGGGATTGAGTATGCGATTCGCGCGGTTGCTCAACAGGCACAACAGTTCTCAAACTTGACCTACTACATCCTGGGAGATGGTTCGCTGCGGCAATCCTTCGAAACTTTAATCCGAGAGCTGGGGGCTGATGCTTATATTCACTTGCTCGGTTGGAAAGATGAAGCTGAAATCATCGAGATCCTGAATACCTGCCATCTCTTTATTGCCCCAAGCGTGACCGCCTCCGATGGTAACCAAGATGCCCCTATCAATGTCTTAAAAGAAGCCATGGCCATGGGCTTACCCGTCATTAGCACTCACCATGGCGGGATTCCAGAGCTGGTAGAAGATGGCATCTCAGGATTTTTGGTGCCTGAGCGAGATGCTAACGCCTTAAGCGAGAAGCTCGCCGATTTATTGGCCCATCCTGAGCGTTGGCCTGAGATGGGGCAAGCCGGGCGCACGTTTGTAGAAAATCATTTTGACCTAAATCACTTGAATGACCAGCTTGTTCGTCGCTATGAGCAGCTATTAGGCCAAGAGCGCTGTACGCCCAAGCTGCCCGTTCAGGAGAGTGCTCCCTGTGCCCCCCTTTAA
- a CDS encoding glycosyltransferase, with the protein MKIVHNFHRFFPEACGGIQIHLSELMPHLKLEGVFSKVAAAIEGQQAQAYAYHDVDVYRYPTFPEPPLEPNHGAFKHGRFHLFYEWLMQEKPDVYHQHQWTRRCGLEHLKIAKQLNIKTVVTLHLPEAICLRRTLMFEGKTACNGRITVSKCSKCVDTYSQKLPNPMLSLLGQLPTSVINQLSLPDVSYLGHPVHSKKAALTRPLVMPSYVNERLRSLRQLSKFSDRIIVVCDWLKQALLVNGIPEQKIGLCKYGIELPSILQDKPKSGRSKAAALKIAFLGRWYKTKGLHILVEAMNLISPDISIKLYIHAIPQDESYQQKMTQLIQTNQRIRIERQIPRSELQSTLAQYDVLAVPSQWLETGPLVVLEAHSIGIPVVGSNLGGIAERVRNNVDGILVEANNPHAWANAFTQLACDPSFLEKLKQGIQPVRTISREARELAQMYRQL; encoded by the coding sequence ATGAAAATAGTTCATAATTTCCATCGATTTTTTCCAGAAGCTTGTGGAGGTATTCAGATCCATTTAAGTGAGCTGATGCCGCATTTAAAGTTAGAAGGGGTTTTTAGCAAAGTTGCTGCAGCGATCGAGGGCCAACAAGCCCAGGCATATGCATATCATGATGTTGACGTATATCGGTACCCTACTTTTCCTGAACCCCCTCTAGAACCCAATCATGGTGCATTTAAGCATGGCAGGTTCCATCTCTTTTATGAGTGGTTGATGCAAGAAAAGCCTGATGTTTATCATCAGCATCAGTGGACACGAAGGTGTGGGCTAGAGCATCTAAAAATTGCTAAACAGCTCAATATTAAGACAGTGGTGACACTTCATCTCCCAGAGGCTATTTGTTTACGCCGTACGTTAATGTTTGAAGGTAAAACAGCGTGCAACGGGAGAATTACGGTTTCGAAATGTAGTAAATGTGTTGATACCTACTCACAGAAGCTACCGAATCCAATGCTTTCTTTGTTAGGACAGCTTCCAACAAGTGTTATCAATCAACTCTCACTACCGGATGTTTCGTATCTTGGCCATCCTGTACACAGCAAAAAAGCTGCTTTGACTAGGCCTCTTGTGATGCCTAGCTACGTCAATGAAAGATTGCGAAGCTTACGCCAGCTCTCAAAATTTTCAGATCGCATTATCGTAGTCTGCGATTGGCTAAAGCAAGCGCTATTGGTCAATGGTATTCCGGAACAAAAGATTGGGCTGTGTAAATACGGAATTGAATTACCCAGTATTCTACAAGATAAGCCAAAATCGGGTAGATCAAAAGCTGCAGCACTAAAAATTGCTTTCTTAGGGAGATGGTATAAAACCAAAGGTCTTCATATTTTAGTGGAAGCCATGAACTTAATCTCACCAGACATTAGCATTAAGTTATACATTCATGCGATTCCCCAAGATGAGAGTTATCAGCAAAAGATGACTCAACTGATTCAAACTAATCAGCGTATTCGAATTGAGCGACAAATTCCTCGTTCTGAATTGCAGTCAACATTAGCTCAATATGATGTTCTTGCAGTCCCTTCCCAATGGCTGGAAACAGGGCCTTTAGTGGTATTAGAAGCTCACTCAATCGGTATTCCTGTTGTTGGCTCTAACCTAGGAGGAATTGCAGAGCGTGTTCGTAATAATGTTGATGGAATTCTAGTGGAAGCCAATAATCCCCACGCATGGGCTAACGCGTTCACCCAGCTAGCCTGCGATCCCTCATTTTTGGAAAAACTCAAGCAAGGGATTCAACCTGTGAGAACGATTTCTCGGGAAGCTCGGGAGTTAGCACAAATGTATAGGCAGCTCTAG
- a CDS encoding NAD(P)/FAD-dependent oxidoreductase → MNMNSRPVVIIGAGPAGLTAGYELMKNGVNSIILEKANKVGGISRTETYNGYRFDIGGHRFFTKVSEVQDIWHEILEDDFIQVPRLSRIYYDGKFYDYPLSLFKTLLNLGPIRSFLILMSYLKAKLRRRLNPDLKLETFEDWVTDCFGERLYRIFFKTYTEKVWGIPCNQIRADWAAQRIKNLSLKQAVLNALFGGQNAKSLIKKFDYPRLGPGMMWERCQEIVDANGSPVHLNTEVVRVERKGKRITKVIAKQGDRTFELTADHFINSMPVTALLHRLDPLPPEHVLAAARGLKYRDFLIVSLIINRDHLFPDNWLYIHSPQFKVGRIQNFKNWSPDMVPDASQTCLGMEYFCSEGDELWEMPNSKLIELASQEIVNLNLGVRPGHIHDGCVIRQYKAYPVYDSEYRQHLQVLQEYLETFENLQTVGRNGMHRYNNQDHSMLTALLAAKNILGEHHDLWNVNVERSYHENFTDKEWSQLKQKPKKTITGLKPLSDAA, encoded by the coding sequence CTGAATATGAATTCTCGTCCTGTCGTCATTATTGGTGCTGGCCCTGCTGGGCTTACAGCAGGGTATGAATTGATGAAAAATGGTGTCAATTCAATCATTCTTGAAAAAGCCAATAAAGTAGGTGGAATTTCTCGTACTGAAACCTATAATGGCTATCGTTTTGATATTGGCGGTCACCGATTCTTCACCAAAGTGAGTGAAGTTCAAGATATCTGGCACGAAATTCTGGAAGATGATTTTATTCAAGTTCCCAGGCTATCGCGCATCTATTATGATGGTAAGTTTTATGACTACCCATTGTCCCTCTTTAAGACTCTCCTGAATTTAGGGCCTATCCGCAGTTTCCTAATTCTGATGAGTTATCTCAAAGCTAAACTCAGACGGCGTTTAAATCCTGATCTGAAGCTAGAAACCTTTGAAGATTGGGTGACAGACTGTTTTGGTGAGCGTCTCTACCGAATTTTCTTCAAAACCTATACTGAAAAAGTGTGGGGTATTCCCTGCAATCAAATCCGGGCTGACTGGGCGGCACAGCGCATCAAAAATCTATCGCTGAAGCAGGCGGTGCTGAATGCCTTGTTTGGGGGGCAAAATGCCAAAAGCCTGATTAAGAAGTTTGACTATCCCCGCTTAGGGCCGGGCATGATGTGGGAACGTTGCCAAGAAATCGTTGATGCCAATGGTTCCCCCGTGCACCTTAATACCGAAGTTGTCCGGGTTGAGCGTAAAGGGAAGCGCATCACCAAAGTCATTGCCAAGCAAGGCGATCGCACGTTTGAGCTAACTGCTGATCACTTCATCAACTCTATGCCAGTGACGGCTTTGCTCCATCGCCTCGATCCCTTACCCCCAGAGCATGTTTTAGCTGCAGCCCGAGGCTTGAAGTATCGCGACTTTTTGATTGTGTCGCTGATTATCAATCGTGATCACCTGTTCCCCGACAACTGGCTTTACATCCATAGCCCTCAGTTCAAAGTAGGTCGCATTCAAAACTTTAAGAACTGGAGCCCCGACATGGTGCCTGACGCCAGTCAGACTTGCCTGGGGATGGAATATTTTTGTAGCGAAGGGGATGAGCTTTGGGAGATGCCTAACTCGAAATTGATTGAGTTAGCGTCTCAAGAAATCGTCAATCTGAATTTAGGCGTCAGACCTGGCCACATTCACGATGGCTGCGTCATTCGACAATATAAGGCCTATCCGGTCTATGACAGTGAGTATCGTCAGCATTTACAAGTTCTGCAGGAGTATCTCGAAACCTTTGAGAACCTGCAAACGGTGGGGCGTAACGGCATGCATCGCTATAACAACCAGGATCATTCCATGCTGACAGCGCTACTGGCGGCCAAGAATATTTTGGGTGAGCACCATGATTTATGGAATGTGAATGTTGAACGGTCGTACCACGAAAACTTTACCGATAAAGAGTGGTCACAGCTCAAGCAGAAGCCTAAAAAAACGATCACTGGCCTCAAACCCCTATCGGATGCTGCCTAG
- a CDS encoding glycosyltransferase, giving the protein MKTSSSSISIVIPVYNGGEDFRRCLASIQESRRLPDEVIVVSDGDTDGSWRVAEAFGAKVLRLPTPGGPARARNLGARAAQGDILFFVDADVTLHPNTLCLVEQEFRQQPVLAALIGSYDDAPGADNFLSQYKNLFHHYTHQVSSEVASTFWGACGAIRRSVFQTIGGFDESYRKPCIEDIELGYRLKRAGYSIRLCKNIQIKHLKRWQPLSLLRAEIFYRALPWAQLMLRDRQFEADLNLNQTNQLSVIFAFALSGSLVTLGPLPGLWMVTVALAVGLLLLNADVYRFFHDKRGLVFALRVIPWHWFYFLYGGAAFAYATISHYLGRLSFPVPAMALGIRKSK; this is encoded by the coding sequence ATGAAAACATCTTCAAGCAGCATTTCTATTGTTATTCCTGTCTATAACGGTGGAGAAGATTTCCGTCGATGTTTAGCCAGCATTCAGGAGAGTCGCCGCCTGCCTGATGAGGTGATTGTGGTCTCTGACGGCGATACCGATGGCTCATGGCGAGTTGCGGAAGCCTTTGGAGCTAAAGTATTGCGATTACCGACGCCTGGTGGGCCTGCCCGAGCAAGAAACTTAGGGGCTCGGGCAGCTCAGGGAGATATTCTGTTCTTTGTAGATGCGGATGTGACACTCCATCCCAACACGTTATGCCTTGTCGAGCAGGAATTTAGACAGCAGCCAGTTTTAGCTGCGCTGATTGGTTCTTATGATGATGCACCCGGGGCTGATAATTTCCTTTCTCAGTATAAGAATCTATTTCACCACTACACCCATCAAGTGTCTTCAGAAGTTGCATCGACTTTTTGGGGAGCCTGTGGGGCGATTCGCCGATCGGTTTTTCAGACCATAGGTGGGTTTGATGAAAGCTATCGCAAACCCTGTATTGAAGATATTGAATTGGGCTATCGCCTGAAGCGTGCAGGGTATTCTATTCGTCTTTGTAAAAACATTCAAATTAAACATTTAAAGCGATGGCAGCCCCTGTCTTTACTGAGGGCAGAGATTTTTTATAGAGCCTTGCCTTGGGCACAGTTGATGTTGCGCGATCGCCAGTTTGAAGCGGATTTGAACCTGAACCAAACCAATCAGCTGAGCGTCATTTTTGCATTTGCGCTGTCAGGCAGTCTAGTGACCCTTGGCCCGTTGCCTGGGCTCTGGATGGTAACAGTGGCCTTAGCGGTAGGGCTGCTGTTGCTCAATGCAGATGTTTATCGATTTTTTCACGATAAACGAGGGCTAGTGTTTGCGCTGCGCGTGATTCCTTGGCACTGGTTTTATTTCCTTTATGGCGGTGCTGCTTTTGCCTATGCCACGATCAGCCACTATTTAGGTCGCTTATCATTTCCTGTGCCAGCGATGGCTTTAGGAATTCGCAAATCAAAATAG
- a CDS encoding glycosyltransferase family 2 protein, which translates to MTQNISHPPNPTLTNLANHAFSQDTLLDVHPSSEPLPLVSVIIPAYNAEAFIAETLESVLTQTYRHIEVLVVDDGSQDRTAEIVRRFADKDARVSLIQQANAGVVASRNRAIQLAKGELIAPLDADDIWMADNLEKQVNCIRHADASVGVVYAWSFDIDEQSQPTGKFHAFTIEGSVYGTLLCHCFLSNASSSLIRKTCFEKSGLYRTQKDLPQGCEDWDLYLRLAEFYEFKAVPSFLVGYRKHFNSMTNNAEVMARFLSLMWDSILDEYPKMPKLIYRISNANFFLYLGWQSDLLGQSESSLFWLRQSVKVGFFLPLVRPVFYIVLVKSLLCRWGLLSAQPNTPSPSSTGPRSIPVATPSGSLQAPDEQQWPVRMQTLMGNCLHWSISTFFGNPEPWKNAG; encoded by the coding sequence ATGACGCAAAACATTTCTCATCCACCAAACCCCACGTTAACGAATCTAGCTAACCACGCATTCTCTCAAGACACCTTATTGGATGTTCACCCATCATCTGAACCGCTGCCTCTCGTGTCCGTGATCATCCCTGCCTACAATGCGGAGGCTTTTATTGCTGAAACGCTGGAATCGGTTTTGACGCAGACCTATCGTCATATCGAAGTGTTAGTGGTAGATGATGGTTCTCAAGATAGAACGGCAGAGATTGTTCGCAGGTTTGCGGATAAAGATGCTCGTGTTTCTCTGATTCAACAAGCGAATGCAGGCGTCGTCGCCTCCCGTAATCGCGCTATTCAGCTGGCAAAAGGCGAACTGATTGCCCCCCTTGATGCTGATGATATCTGGATGGCAGACAATTTAGAAAAGCAGGTTAACTGTATACGGCACGCAGATGCCTCTGTTGGGGTCGTTTATGCCTGGTCTTTTGATATCGATGAGCAAAGCCAGCCTACTGGCAAGTTTCATGCTTTTACAATCGAAGGCAGTGTTTATGGAACCCTCCTTTGCCATTGTTTTCTGAGTAATGCCAGTTCTTCTTTGATTCGGAAAACTTGCTTTGAGAAATCTGGACTCTATAGAACTCAAAAAGATCTACCGCAAGGGTGTGAAGATTGGGATCTCTATCTTCGCCTCGCAGAATTTTATGAATTTAAAGCGGTTCCCAGTTTTTTGGTGGGTTATCGCAAGCATTTCAACAGCATGACGAATAACGCTGAAGTAATGGCGAGATTCCTGAGCCTGATGTGGGATTCGATCCTCGATGAGTATCCAAAGATGCCGAAACTAATTTATAGAATTTCTAATGCCAACTTTTTCCTGTATCTAGGCTGGCAAAGCGATCTGCTCGGTCAATCTGAAAGCAGCCTGTTTTGGCTACGTCAATCTGTGAAGGTGGGATTTTTTCTACCCCTTGTACGCCCCGTTTTTTACATTGTCTTAGTCAAGAGTTTGTTATGTCGATGGGGGCTGCTTAGCGCTCAACCAAACACCCCCAGTCCTTCAAGCACAGGGCCAAGGTCTATTCCCGTAGCGACTCCATCCGGATCTCTTCAGGCGCCTGATGAGCAACAGTGGCCCGTTCGTATGCAGACCCTCATGGGTAATTGCTTACACTGGTCTATTTCGACTTTTTTTGGAAATCCAGAACCTTGGAAAAATGCCGGTTAA
- a CDS encoding glycosyltransferase family 2 protein — MEDPQYPFVSVIIPVFNDEEDLKLCLAALSRQTYGRSRYEIIVVDNGSDQPEAVKAAIGSDDRVVLTRELTPGSYAARNQGLALATGEIIAFTDADCIPAPTWLEAGVQQLTEVSNCGLVAGQIQMFVRNPDRPTMVELYESVMALPQQMFLEKHHYGATANVFTTRQVIEQVGGFDADLKSSGDLEWGQRVYAHGYQQVYAASALVQHPTQASFRDFYTRTRRLAGGHYDLRLKQARSAWQRQVVFLLTLGQNLIPPVFFAINTLLDTRLSGLGQKLKVSLMMVLVRYVSAWETLRLKLGGVSNRA, encoded by the coding sequence ATGGAAGATCCTCAATATCCCTTTGTCTCGGTGATTATTCCTGTCTTTAATGACGAGGAAGACTTGAAGCTGTGCTTGGCTGCTTTAAGTCGGCAGACCTATGGCCGATCGCGCTACGAAATTATTGTTGTAGATAACGGTTCTGATCAGCCGGAAGCCGTGAAAGCTGCGATTGGCTCTGATGATCGGGTGGTGCTGACCCGTGAGCTCACGCCTGGTTCTTATGCAGCTCGTAACCAAGGTCTTGCCCTGGCAACCGGGGAGATTATTGCCTTCACCGATGCTGATTGTATTCCGGCACCAACCTGGCTAGAGGCAGGGGTTCAGCAGCTCACCGAAGTTTCCAATTGTGGTCTAGTGGCTGGCCAAATTCAGATGTTTGTCCGGAATCCCGATCGCCCCACCATGGTGGAGCTTTATGAGAGTGTCATGGCGTTGCCCCAGCAAATGTTTCTGGAAAAGCATCACTATGGTGCTACCGCCAACGTGTTTACTACTCGACAAGTGATTGAGCAGGTAGGTGGATTTGACGCTGATTTAAAGTCCAGTGGCGACTTGGAATGGGGGCAACGGGTTTATGCCCATGGCTATCAGCAGGTTTATGCGGCATCAGCGCTGGTTCAGCACCCGACCCAGGCTTCGTTTCGAGACTTTTATACCCGTACCCGGCGACTGGCCGGGGGCCACTATGATTTGCGGCTGAAACAAGCGCGATCGGCGTGGCAGCGTCAGGTCGTTTTCTTGCTCACCCTGGGGCAAAATCTGATCCCCCCTGTTTTCTTTGCGATCAATACCCTGCTAGATACTCGCCTCAGCGGGCTGGGGCAAAAACTCAAGGTGTCACTGATGATGGTTTTGGTGCGTTACGTCAGCGCTTGGGAGACGCTGCGGCTGAAGCTAGGCGGTGTCTCCAATCGCGCGTAA
- a CDS encoding glycosyltransferase, with protein MTDPTVTIVVVPRERFSYAPTSLESVYEHTQIPFKLIYVDGNSPEKSKIYLEEQAHSKGFKLLRTDCYLYPNQARNIGAQHADTKYIAFVDNDVVVSSGWLQALIQCAEETNAAVVGPLMCQHEPIHQEIHFAGGESHIWVDKLGRRRLREKMFYQGRKVTEMRNQLQRMTTELAEFHCVLVKRSVFEKIGPLDEAMLNTKEHLDFCMTVREAGDTVYFEPDSLVTYVPGPPQELADVHYYMLRWSDAWTLSSLKRMQEKWNLAEDGYFKSKYKKLGWRRYMTLIEPLAQKLTFGVGSRLLARAIGKAEHGLNWYLTNRHRFLTKKFNNQVSS; from the coding sequence ATGACTGATCCCACTGTCACGATTGTGGTCGTTCCTCGCGAGCGCTTTAGCTATGCCCCAACTTCTTTGGAAAGCGTGTACGAACACACCCAAATACCATTCAAATTGATCTATGTAGACGGCAACTCTCCCGAGAAATCAAAAATTTACTTGGAAGAGCAAGCTCACAGTAAAGGATTTAAGCTTTTACGGACTGATTGTTATCTATACCCGAACCAAGCTAGAAATATTGGCGCTCAACACGCAGATACGAAATATATTGCATTCGTCGATAATGATGTCGTGGTCTCCTCAGGATGGCTGCAAGCCCTCATTCAATGTGCTGAAGAGACTAATGCCGCTGTGGTTGGCCCCCTCATGTGTCAGCATGAACCCATCCATCAAGAGATTCACTTTGCTGGCGGTGAGTCCCATATTTGGGTCGATAAATTAGGACGGCGCCGCTTGCGAGAGAAGATGTTTTATCAGGGGCGCAAAGTGACTGAAATGCGGAACCAGCTCCAGCGAATGACAACGGAGCTGGCAGAATTTCATTGCGTTTTGGTCAAGCGATCGGTCTTTGAGAAAATTGGTCCCCTAGATGAAGCCATGCTGAACACTAAAGAGCATCTAGATTTTTGCATGACCGTGCGAGAAGCGGGGGACACTGTCTATTTTGAACCTGATTCATTAGTGACCTATGTTCCTGGCCCGCCTCAAGAGTTAGCAGATGTTCACTACTACATGCTGAGATGGAGTGATGCTTGGACGCTCTCTAGCCTGAAGCGGATGCAAGAAAAGTGGAATCTAGCTGAGGATGGATACTTTAAGAGCAAGTATAAAAAATTGGGTTGGCGCCGCTATATGACATTGATTGAGCCATTGGCACAAAAGCTCACATTTGGTGTCGGCAGTCGCCTGTTGGCTCGAGCCATTGGTAAAGCTGAGCATGGATTGAACTGGTACCTCACCAATCGTCATCGCTTTTTGACGAAAAAGTTCAATAATCAGGTTTCTAGCTAA
- a CDS encoding sirohydrochlorin chelatase: MTTAHILTNASTLNSGVAPMLEPLPQQRPLLLIGHGSRDAQGRQNLLDFAAAYQSLDHSRPVIPCFLELTEPTIQAGVERCVAEGYTEISALPVLLFAARHNKFDVTNELDRARQRYPHVSFHYGRHFGITPEIIDLWRDRLTLLDQPDYNPHRIERQHTVLLFVGRGASDPDANGDVCKLARVLWEGSGYDTVETCFIGISHPRLEEGFRRARFYHPKRIIVLPYFLFTGVLMKKIQGIAAQQQQQFPETEVVCLPEMGLHPQLMAVMRRREIEIQTGTVAMNCEMCKFRLAAVADAATTHDHTHGHAHSHAPHNGHGHGHHHDHSHNHSMVDPYAEPVQYHDRIWQVP, encoded by the coding sequence ATGACAACTGCTCATATCTTGACGAATGCCAGCACCCTCAATTCAGGGGTAGCCCCCATGCTGGAACCGCTCCCTCAGCAACGCCCCTTGTTGTTGATAGGGCATGGAAGTCGTGATGCTCAGGGACGCCAAAATCTATTAGATTTTGCGGCAGCCTACCAATCCCTCGATCATTCGCGTCCGGTAATTCCCTGCTTTTTGGAGCTGACAGAACCGACGATTCAAGCAGGGGTGGAGCGCTGCGTTGCTGAAGGATACACCGAGATTTCGGCGTTACCTGTCTTATTGTTTGCGGCCCGTCACAATAAATTCGATGTCACCAACGAGCTAGATCGCGCCCGCCAACGCTATCCTCACGTGAGCTTTCACTACGGTCGCCATTTTGGCATCACCCCAGAAATCATTGATTTATGGCGCGATCGCCTGACCCTGCTTGATCAGCCTGACTACAATCCCCACAGGATTGAACGCCAACATACAGTGCTCTTGTTTGTGGGGCGAGGCGCCAGCGACCCCGATGCCAACGGCGATGTCTGCAAGCTGGCACGGGTGCTCTGGGAAGGCAGCGGCTACGACACCGTGGAAACCTGTTTTATTGGCATTAGCCATCCTCGCTTAGAAGAGGGCTTTCGGCGGGCCAGGTTTTACCATCCCAAACGCATTATTGTGCTGCCATACTTCCTATTCACAGGGGTGCTCATGAAGAAAATTCAGGGCATTGCAGCGCAACAGCAGCAGCAGTTTCCAGAAACGGAGGTGGTCTGTTTACCCGAAATGGGGCTGCATCCCCAGCTTATGGCTGTTATGCGCCGTCGAGAAATTGAAATCCAGACAGGGACCGTAGCCATGAACTGCGAAATGTGCAAGTTTCGCTTAGCGGCAGTCGCCGATGCAGCGACCACGCACGATCACACGCATGGGCATGCTCACTCTCACGCTCCTCACAATGGTCATGGGCACGGGCATCACCACGATCACAGCCACAACCATTCAATGGTCGATCCTTATGCGGAACCCGTGCAATATCACGATCGCATATGGCAAGTGCCCTGA